CCGATCACGGGGACGCCCTCGTCGGCCGCGGCGCGCACCTCGTCCATGATCGGGTCGCGGGCGGCCATCGCCCCGGCGCGCAGGTAGTCGCCGTAGGAGAAGCCGCCGGGGAGGACGATCCCGTCGGTGTCCGCCGGGAGGCCGTCCTCGTGCCAGACGCGCTCGGCGTCGACGCCGAGGTGCTCCAGCGTGCGGACGGCGTCGCGGTCGCAGTTCGAGCCGCCAAATTGGACGACGGCGACCGTCATCGCTCCGCGACCGCCACGTCGTAGTCGTGGATCGTGGGGTTCGCGAGCAGGCGCTCGGCCATCTCGCCCGCGCGTTCGGCGGCCTCGTCGGCGTCGGCGGCGGCGAGGTCGACCTCGAAGCGGTCCGCCGAGCGGAGGTCGTCGAGCTCGAACCCGAGCCGTTCGAGGGCCTGCTGGGTCGTCTCGGCCTCCGGATCGAGGACGCCCCGCTTCAGCCGGACCGTCACCGTCGCCGTGTAGTCGGTCATGTCCGTTGGTGCGGAGTCGTGTGTAAAAACCGTTTTGGAACGGCGTTTATACGCACGTTCGTGGATACAGATCGGTCGACCGTGCGGGAGGCAGGGACCGCGCGGAACGAAAGGGGCAAAACCCTCCGACTGCTGGAAAAGGTGTATGCAGCCGCTCGAACCCGCGGAGGTGATCGTCGCGTGACCCGCGAACTGACCGAGATCACGGTCGTCGGAGGAGACAAGACCGGACTCATCGCGCGGGTCACCTCCCTGCTGTTCGAGCGCGGAATCAACATCGAGGACCTCGATCAGGCGGTCCGCGAGGGCGTCTTCCGGATGACGACCCGCGTCGACACCGCCGAGATGGAGACCTCCCGGGGCGAGCTCCGCCGCGCGCTCGCCGAACTCGGCCGCGAGCTCGACGTGGACATCCAGGTGCGGTTCCCGAGCGACCGAGACGCGCGCCGGATCGCGCTGCTGGTCACGAAGGAGACGCACGCGCCCGAGGCGCTGTTGGAGGCCGAGGCGAACGGCGACCTCGCCGACGACGGCGAGGAGGCCGAGATCCCGGTCGTCATCGGCAACCGCGGGGACCTCCGGTCGCTCGCGGAGCGCTACGACAAGCCCTTCTACGACGTGGGCGACGGCAGCGGGAACACCGACGAGGAGCGCCTGCTCGACCTGCTGGCCGAGTACGACGTCGACCTGATCGCGTTGGCCCGCTACATGCGCATCCTCTCGCCGGAGGTCGTCTTCCGCTACGAGGGCCGGATCATCAACGTCCACCCCTCGCTGCTGCCGGCGTTCCCCGGCGCGGAGGCGTACCGGCAGGCGAAGGACGCGGGCGTCCGGATCGCGGGCGTCACCGCCCACTACGTCACCACCGACCTCGATCAGGGCCCGGTGATCGCCCAGCGCGCCTTCGACGTGCCGCCGAACGCCGACGTCGACGAGATCAAGCGCCGCGGGCAGCCGCTGGAGGCCGACGTGCTGCTCGACGCGGTCCGGCTCCACCTCGCGGACGCCATCGCGGTCCACCGCGGTACCGTCCACGTCCGCGAAGAAGTCGACGTCGACGCGCAGTTGGGCCTCTCCGAGGCCGCGGTCGAGGCGAACCCCGACGAGCCGGTCGACGGCGAGCCGCTCACCCGGTCTCGGCCGTCGCCGTCGGACGACTGAGCGCCGGTCTCGGCCGCGCTATCGACTACATTTAACCGACTGCGACCGAAACGACGGAGTGATGACCGAGCGTCGCGCGCGGACGGAGTTCCTCGCTGACACCGCCGCGGTCGTCCGCAGCGACGAGCGGATGATCCTGCTGTTCCTCCTGCTGCTGTCGGTCGCGGCGCTCGCGGTCTTCCTCCACTACACGACGCTGGTCCTGGAGGGCCTCCCCGACCCGATCCCGACCGAGCCGCTCGGGCCGTAGTCGGCCTTCGGTCCGGCGGTTCCGCACATCACTCCAGCCGGACCAGCAGGTCCCGGTTCGCCGCCTCGTAGCGAAGCCGCTCGGCGCGGAGCGTCTCCCGGCGGCGGTCCGCCCACTCGCTCGCGTCGAGGCCGGCCTCGCCGACCGCCCCCTCGACCGTGTCGAGCAGGTGCGCGAGGACCGTCCGCTCGCCCGCCTCGTAGGGGGGTTCGATCTCCCACGGCGACGGTCCCTCGGCGATCACGGTCGCCGCGCGGGCCAGCGACGCCGCGCCCTCCGGGCCGCCGGGGCGAAACTCCCGCATGTGGCGGTGGTAGCGGTCGAGGACCGCGCCGTCGTCCGGGTCGGGCGGGGCGAAGCGCGTCTCGCCGTCGTAGGTGATCGGCGCGTACCCGACGGGGGCGACCTCGGCGAGGGCGTCGACCGCGGGCGCGGCGTCGACCACGTCGAAGAACGCGCAGCCGACGACCGCGTCGAACCGCTTTCCCGCAGCCGCCGCGTCGCGCGCGAACTCGAAGGCGTCGGCGACCCGGTACTCGATGTCGACGCCGCCGACCGTATCGCCCACCCGGGCCTCGCCCGCGGCGAGCGCCTCCTCGTGGGCGTCGACGGCGACCCACCGGCCGCCCTCGATCACGCCCCACTCGGCGAGGCGCTCGACCATCGTCGCCGTCCCGGCACCGACCTCCAGTATCTCCGGCTCGGGCGGGAGCTCGGCGGCGAACCGGTCGAGGACCGCGCGGTTCAGCGAGCGGTCGTCGAGCGCGCGCTTCGCGTCGAGGTACGCGGCGTGGTCCGTCACGCGGCGTCACCTCCCGTCTCGCGGTTCGCAGTCGTCTCGCGGTTCGCGGCCGTCTCGCGGTTCGCGGCTGGCTTCCCGTCCGCGGTCGCCTCGCTTCCCGCCTCCGCAGCCAGGAAGTCGATCACGGGGTCGAGCGCCTCGGTCCACCCCGGGCGCGCCTCGTAGTCGCGGCGCGCCGCGACCCCCATCTCGGCCAGCCGGTCGCGGTCGTCGAGGTCCCGGAGCGCCCGCGCGACGGCCCGCGGGTCGTCGGGGGACACGAGGACCCCGGACTCGCCGTCGCGGACGAACTCGCCGGCCCCGCCCGCGGTCGTCGCCACCGGGACGCAGCCGAACCCCATCGCCTCCGCGTACACCATCCCGAACGGCTCGTACCGCGAGGGGACCGCCAGGGCGTGGCTCTCGCGGAGCCGCGCCGCGACCGCCCCGTCGTCGAGCCGGCCGACGAAGCGGACCCGGTCGCCGATCCCGGCCGCGGCGACCGCGCGCTCGACGCGCTCGACGTACCCGGGATCGATCGTCCGGTCGCCGACGACGGTCAGCCGCCAGTCGACCTCGTCCCGTTCGAGCCGAGCGACGCCGTCGACGAGCGCGTCGAGCCCCTTGCGGGGGACGAGGTTCCCGAGGAACGTCACCTCAAGCGGGCCGGATTGCGCCCGGTCCCGGACGGCCTCCTCGGAGATCGCCGGCTCGAACCGGTCGCCGGCCGGCGGCGCGACCACGCTCCGGGCGGGACCGCCGAGGTCGGCCGCGTCCCGCCGGGTCGCCTCCGCGTTGTACACCGCGGCGTCGACCCCGCGGAGGAACCGGCGCTCGATCGCCGCGACTCCGCGGCGGCCGAGTTCGGAGCGGACGCGCCCGACCGGACCGCTCTCGGCGGGCGCTCGGGGCGCTCGGGCCGCGTGCGCTCGCCACGCGATCATGTGGACGAGCGCGACGGTCGGCGCGTCGAGCGACCGGTTGGCGAGCAGCACGGACGGGTGCGCCAGCCCGTCCTCGACGACCACGTCGAACTCCGACAGCCGGTCCGCGAGCCGATCGGCACGGAGGTTCGGGGCGAGGCGCTCCCGGTAGGAGCCCCGGGGGAGCGAGACGACCTCGACGGCGTGGCCGCGCTCGCGGAGGCGGTCGCGGAGCCGGCGGTCGTAGTAGAACCCGCCGGACTCCGACTCGACGTCGCCGGCGAGCACGAGGGCGACGCGCATCCCCGTCACTCCAGCGCGCCCGTGTACGAGACGCTCGCGGCCTCGTCCTCGCGGACGGTCACGGTCAGTTCGGTCGCGGCGGGGGCGTCGACGCCGGCGAGCGCGTCGAACAGCTTCCGGGCCAGCCGCTCGGCGCTCGGGTTCCCGTCGAGGCGGTCGTTGAGCGTCTCGTCGCGGTAGCGGTCGGCGGCCTCCCCGAGGGCCTCGGTCGCGAGGTCGATGTCGAGCAGGTAGCCGTACTCGCCGAGTTCGGGGCCGCGGAACGTCGCCTCCGCGGTGAACGCGTGCGAGTGGAGCTCCGCCTCGTCGGCCGGGGGGTTCGGAACGGTGAGGAAGTGCTGTGCGACGAACGTCTCGGAGACGGTCAGTTCGTACATGGGTAGGTGAACAGGATCTGGCGGGTCGCGTCCCGCCCGTCCGCGAGTCGCCGGTACGCGCTCGGCGCGTCGGAGACGGGAACGCGGTCGGTGACGAGCCGGTCGGTGACGTCGAGGTCGTCGTCGAGCCGCCGGAGTTCGCGCCACGCGGTCTCGCGGCGGCGCTCGCGGTCCCAGCGCCCGCGCAGTTCGGGCGCGATGGTGGTGACCTGACTGCTCCGGACCGACACCCGTCCGCGGTGGAAGTGGTCGCCGAAGCCGAGGTCGGCGCGCTTGATCCCGTACCACGACCCCACGACGACCCGGCCGTCGAACCGGGTGGTCTCGACCGCCGTCTCCAGCGTCTCCGGGCGGCCGGACACCTCGACCGCGAGGTCGACGCCGTCGCCGGCCCGCTCGCGGACCGCGTCGACGACGCCCGACCGCCCGTCGTGTCGGGTCGGGTCGACGACGGCGTCCGCGCCGAACTCCGCCGCGAGCGACCGCCGGTCCTCCCTCGGCTCGACCGCGACGACGGTCTCGGCCCCGCTCCGCGCCAGCAGCGCGGTCGTGAGCAGTCCCACGACGCCCTCCCCGAACACCGCGACGCGCTCGCCGATCCGCGGGGCGGCGTCGAGCGTCAGGGTGACCGCGGTCTCCGCGTTCGCGAACAGCGTCGCGGTCTCCGGGCCGATCCCGTCGGGGACCCGTCGGAGCCCGTCCGGCGGGACGGCGAACCGGCTCTCGTGGGGGTTGAACGCGAAGACGGTCCGGTCGCGCCACGCCGGGTCGACGGCGTCGCCGACAGCGGTCACGCGCCCGACGACCGCGTAGCCGTACCGGAGCGGGTACGAGAGGTCGCCGTCCAGCGACGGCAGCTCCTCGTCGGCGACCGTTTCCGGGTCGAGCTCGCCGCGGTACGCGAGCAGCTCCGACCCCGCGCTGACCGCCGAGACCGACGCCTCGACGACCGCCTCGTCCGGGGCGGGGTCGGGCTCGTCGATGCCGACCACGTCGACGCGCTCCGGGCCGACGAACTCGACCGCGCGCCCGGCGTCGCCCCCGCTCACCGGGGGACACCCCTCGACGTTCGGCGACCGCGACCGTGTGACATTACTGATAACACGGGTCGATCGAACATAAAGCCCCGGCGGCGTCGGTCGGTCGGCGACGCCGGCGTCGCGGCCGCGGCCGCTCGGGAGTAGAAATAAGCCGACGGGGTCCGTGTTTCACGTGTCCATGGCACACTCGAACGCGGACGTCGAGGGCGCGTCGCTGACGCCGCTGCACTGGGTCGGAATCGTGGCGGCGGCCGTGACCGCGACCGCACACGTCGTCCTCGGCGTCCGGGCCGGCGGGACGTTCCTGGTCCTGTTCCTCTTCGCGGCGCTCGGATTCGGTGCCGGCGTCGCGGCGGTCGTCTTCGACTACCGCCGACGGCTGGCGTACGCGCTCGGCATCCCCTTCACCGCCGGACAGATCGTCCTGTGGTACGTCCTCAACGACGTCCCGCCGATCCCGACGAGCCACGCGGTCGACAAGGTCGCGCAGGTCGTGTTGATCGCCGTCCTCGCGGTCCTGTTGTCCCGGGAGTCGTGAGCCCGCTGACCTCCGTCGGATCCGCGTGACCCGCGGCCGAGAGCCGTGGTACCACACGTGTTGTGTGACGGGACGCGCACAGCCGCCGTCCGCTTATGTTACCGACTCCGGTAGTGAGAATCGATGGCCGACGACCCGCTTTTCGACGAGTTCGAACTGAACGGACACACCCTCGACAACCGCGTCGGTCTCGCGCCGATGACGCGGACGAGCGCGACCGACGAGGGGCACCCGACGGACCGGATGGCGCGGTACTACGCCTCCTTCGCCCGCGGCGGCTTCTCGTTCCTCGTCACCGAGGGCGTCCACCCGGACGCGACGCACAGTCAGGGCTACCCCAACCAGCCCGGCCTCGCGACCGACGAACAGGCGGCGGCGTGGGAGCCGGTCGTCGACGCCGTCCACGAGGAGGGCAGCCCCATCTTCGCTCAGCTGATGCACGCCGGGGCGCAGGCGCAGGGCAACCGCTACGGGTACGGTCCCGTCGCCCCCTCCTCGCACCGCCCGCCGGGCGAGATGGCCGAGATGTACGGCGGTTCGGGCGAGTTCCCCGAGGCGGACGGACTCGACGCCGAGGGGCTCGACGACGTGAAGGCGGGCTTCGTCGCGGCGGCGGAGCGCGCGGTCGACGCCGGCTTCGACGGGATCGAAGTCCACGCCGCGAACGGCTACCTCCTCCACGAGTTCGTCGACCCGCTGGTCAACGAGCGCGACGACGAGTACGGCGGGTCGCCGGAGGCCCGCGCGCGGTTCCCCGCCGAGGTGACGGCGGCCATCGACGAGGCAACGCCGGACGAGTTCGTCGTCGGCGTCCGCGCGTCGCAGGCGGCGGTAGTCGATCAGGAGCGCGTGTGGCCCGACGGCGAGGCGACCGCCGCCGCGCTGTTCGGCGCGCTCTCCGACGCCGGTGCCGACTACGTCCACGTCACCGGCGGCGACGCGACCGCGCCCGAGGTGCCGGACACCGAACGGACGCTCGCGGAACTCGCCGTGGAACACGCCGACGGCGTCGCCGTGGTCGCCAACGGGAGCCTCGGCGACCCCGAGAACGCCCGCGCCGCGCTGGCCGACGGCTCCGACCTGATCACGCTCGGGACCGGCGCGCTCGCCAACCACGACTGGCCCAACCGGGTCCGGGCGGGCGAGCCGCTCGACGACCTCGACCCGAGCGTCGTCTTCCAGCCCGACGCCTCGCTCAGCGACCCCGAGGTCCCCGGCGACGACTGACGCCGGCGCGAACTCTCCCGCTCGAAGGTTCGCCACCCGCTCCGTCGCCCTCCGCCGACCGACTCAGCCGCCGTTCCCCTCCGCCGAGACCGGCGGATCGTCGCGGCCCAGCCGCCCCGTCGCGGCCGCCCAGTCCCGGGCGAAACTCCCCAGCAGCGCCGCGAGCGAGACCCCCGCGAGCGCGGTGAGCCAGACGACCCCCTCACTCCCGCCAGCGCCGCCGACGCCCGGGAGGAGCGCGAGCGCGACGACGGCGAACTGGGCGGTGCCGACGAGCGGACGGACCCGGCTCGGGGGGAGTTCGTACACCGGCGCGCCGGTCCGCCTGCGCCGCCACAGCGACCCGGCGTAGGCGTACCAGACGCCGCCGGCGACGAGGTACCACGCCGGTAGCGACCCGAGCGCGACGGCCACCGACGCGCCCACGAGGACGGCGAGCGCGTCGGTGGCCCCGTCGACCCGCGCGCCGAGGACCGTCTCGGTCGTGCGGCGGGCGACCGCGCCGTCGACCGCGTCGAGACCGACCGCGCCGGCGAACAGCGCGGCGGGGACCCACGGAGAGGGGGGCGACGCGACGACCGCGCCGGCGAGGACAGCGGCGAGCCAGCCGCGGAACAGCGTGATCAGGTTCGCCGGACCGAGCCGCGCTCGGGGGTCATCCCCGTCGGACGGACGGTTCGCGTCGAGGCTCGTCCACGCGTACGCCGCCAGGTACGTCCCGGGCGCGGCCGCGGCGAGGGCCCACTCGGTCCCGAGCGGTCGCCACAGCGCCGCGAGACCGAGGAGGCCGAGCGCCGCGACGGCGACGAACCGCAGGCGGAGGCGGTCGAGCGGATCTGCCTGCGACCCGAGTCCGACCATCTCAGTCCGTCCGTCGGTCCGCGGGCGGTTCGGCGCTTCGGTCGGCGCTTTCGGCGTTGCGGTCGCTGCTCTCGGCGTTGCGGTCGCTGTTCCCACCGACCTCGTCGGTCTCGCCCTCGGTGCTCCGCGGCGTCTCGCCGATCTCCTCCATCACGCGGGCGTGGAACTCCCGGAGGACGGCGGACTCGTCGTCGGCGATGACCGTGTCGGAGTCGACGAGCGTCGCCAGCCCGAACGCGAGCGGGCTGGGCGAGTCGACGACGCGGTGCTCCACCGCCAGATCGCCCGCCGAGATCCGCCCGACGGCCTCGCGGATCCCCGCGACGTCGAGCCGGTCCTCCAGCAGTTCGCGGTACGTCTCCTCCAACACGGCGAACTCCTCCAAGTCGCTCGCGAACGACAGCAGCATCTCGGCGGAGACCTGCTGTTCGGCGGCCGACTTCTCGTACCCCTTGTACCGCTTCAGGATCATGAGCGCGCGCCCGGCGTTGATGCGGAAGTAGCGCTGGAGCAGGTCGGTCCCCTCGACGGCCTCGCGGAGGTCCCCGCGGACCGTCTCCGGGTCGAGGTCCGACAGGATCTGTGCCACGTCGACCTTGCGGTTCAAGGGGAGCGCGAGCGAGAACCCGCGATCCGCCACCGCGACCGCGACGTTGGCGTCGGTCCGGTTCGCGACCGCGCTCGCGACGAGCCGCGAGAGCCCGTCGTTGAACCGCCGGCCGTACGTGGAGTGGACGTAGAAGCGGCGCTTGTACTCGTTGCGGTCGAGCTCCTCCTCCACGACGAGCCGGTCCGGCGTCGAGACGCCAGCCGACCCCGCGTACTTGACCTGCTCGTCGTACATGCGGGCGAGCGCCCGGACCGCGTTTCCATCGAGGGGGAACTCGCGGAGCCACGCCCGGACCGCCGCGGGACCGGCGTTCTGGCCGTCGCCGGTCAGCCGGTCGAGGAGTTCGGCCTGAAACGCCAGCACCTCGCGGGCGAGGTCCGCAGAGAGGGGGAGGCGCTCGGCGAACCACGAGGGGACGGTCGGGCGCTCGCTCGTGCGGTCGACGTACACCTTCGAGCCGCGGCGGTAGCGGAACGCGAACCGCTCGCCGCCGAGCGCGAACACGTCGCCCGACTCCAGCGTGTCGAGGTACGACTCGTCGAGCGTGCCGACCCACTCGTCGCCGCGCGTGAACACGTCGCAGGTGAACGAGTCCGGGATCGTCCCCACGTTCGTCATGTAGATGACCCGCGCGAGGCGGCCGCGCTTCCCGACGAGGGTCTCCCCGACCGGGAACTCGGCGTGGTGATGCTCGCCGTCGGGCGGGTCGTTGGCGTCGCGCCACACCTTCGGGTAGACGTTCTTCGACTCCAGCCCGTCGTAGTCCGCGGTGAGGTACCGCACGAGCCGTTCGTAGTCGGCCTCGTCGAAGTCGCGGTACGGGTGCGCCCGGCGCAGCACCTCCCGGACCTCGCGGTCCGGGCGGATCCGGTTTATCGCCATCCCGTACACGTGCTGGGCGGCCACGTCGTAGGCCCCCTCGGGCGGGAACACGCGGTCGACGAAGCCGTCCTCGGCGCGCGCGAGCAGCGTGGCGCACTCGATCAGCTCGTCGCGGTCGAGGGCGAACACCCGGCCCTCGACCGTCTCGCCCGGGCTGTGGCCCGCGCGGCCGACGCGCTGGAGCAGCGCCGCGACCGACTTCGGGGAGCCGACCTGGACCACCAGATCGAGGTGGGGCATGTCGATGCCGAGTTCGAGGCTCGTCGAGGTGGTGACCACGTCGAGGTCGCCGGCCTTCAACCCCTCCTCGACGCGGGTCCGCTGCGCCTCGCCGAGGCTGCCGTGGTGACAGCCCGAGTTCGACTCGTCGTAGCCGAACCGCTGGCGGAGCTCCTGTAGCGTACGCTCCGCGCCGGACCGGGAGTTCGTGAACACGAGGGTGTTCTCGTGGGACTCGATCAGGTCGCGGAGCGACTCGTAGAAGCGGTCGGTCACCGCCGACCGCGGCGTGTGGATCAGGTCGGCCGCGGGCGTCCTGAGTTCGAGGTCGAACTCCCGCGAGAACCGCGCGTCGACCACCTCGCACGGGCGCGTCTCGAACCCGTCGGGGTCGCCGACCGCGCCGTCGACCCGGTCGCGCCCGACGAGGAACGAGGCGATCCCGTCGAGCGGCTCGACCGTCGCGGAGCAGCCGATCCGCGTGATCTCGTCGGTCGCTCGCGGTTCGTTGTCGTCCTCGGAGCCGTCCGTCGGGTCGTCCCGCGTCAGTTCGGTCAATCGCTCCAGCGACACCGAGAGGTGCGTGCCGCGCTTGTTCGCGGCCAGCGAGTGGATCTCGTCGACGATCACGTACTCGACGGTGCGGAGCTTCTCCTTGAACTTCGGCGAGTTGAGTAAGATCGCGATCGTCTCCGGCGTGGTGTTGAGGACGTGGGGCGTCTCCGAGAGCATCGCCTGCCGGTCCGCCTTCGAGGTGTCGCCGTGCCGGATCGCCTGCCTGACGCCGGGGTCGTAGGAGTCAGCGTCGCCGTCGGCGTCGCGCTCGGCCCCCGCGTCGTCCCCGTCCGCCTCCTCCGCAGCGATTGCCTCGCCGATCCCCGCAAGCGGGGTCTGGAGGTTGCGCTCGATGTCGTTCGCGAGCGACTTCAGCGGCGAGACGTACAGGCAGTAGACGGAGTTTTCGAGGTCGCCGGCGCGGTCGCGCGCGAAGAGGTCGTCGAGGACCGAGATGAATGAGGCGAGCGTCTTCCCGCTGCCCGTCGGCGCGGCGACGAGGCAGTTCTCCCCGTCGTCGACGTGGGGGATGGCCTCGCGCTGGGGCGGCGTGAAGAAGCCGCCGTTCTCGGCGACGTACCCGCCGAACCGCTCGACCCACCAGCGACGGACCGGCGGCGAGAGCCGGGCGAGGACGTCGGCGTCGTCGATCGGGACCGTCTCCGGGTCGAAGCCGGGGGCCGCGACCGCGCCGCGGTCGACCGCGTCCCGGAGGAGTGCCCGGGCGGTGGCCTCGGCGTCGCGGTCCGTGGACTCGCTCACGCCGATCGACACGGGACACGGAGGGAAATCGGTTGCGTCGGTCTCGGCGGCAGTTCGCGCGACCGACCCCCGTCCGTCGCCTGCGCGGAAATTCGCGCGACCGACCCCCGTCCGTCGCCTGCGCGGAAATTCGCGCGACCGACCCGTTTATCCGCCGCGCTTCCGTGACGGAACACGCATGAGCGGTACCTCGCCGGAGCCCGACCGACGGATCGACCGGAACCTGTTCGTCACCGTCTCCGGCCCGCCGGGCTGCGGTGCCACGACGCTCGTCGAGGGGATCGCGGAGGCGCTCGACTGCGGCTACGTCTCCGGGGGCGAGCTGTTCCGCGAGATCGCGGCCGAACGCGACCTGAGCCTCTCGCAGCTCATCGCCGAGACCGGCGAGTCCGAGGAGATCGACCGCGCGCTCGACAAGCGGCTCCGCCGGATCGCCGAGAAGTGGGGGACAGCCAACAAGGCGTTCGTACTGGAGTCGCGGCTCGCGGGGTGGATCGCCGGCAACCGGGCGGACATCCGGATCTGGCTCGACGCGCCCGAAGAGGTCCGCGCGGACCGGACCGCCGACCGCGCGGAGATGACCTCCGAGATGCAGGTGCGCGAGGTCATTGAGGAGCAACGGTACAAGTCCTACTACGGCATCGACCTCTCCGACCGGTCGATCTACGACCTCGTGATCAACACGGGGCGCTGGGACGCCGAATCGACGCTCGAACTGGCGCTCACCGGCATCGAAGGGTACGACGTCGAGAGCGACGAGGGCGCGTTCGACACCCCGGACTTCGAGGTCTGAACGTCGCCCCGCGGTCTCGGGCCGTCCCGGGTCACCCGGAACACTCCGGGCTCTGTCCGAGCGGCGGACCCCTGGCCCACACTTATCCCGGAGCTGTTCGTACGTCGAAACGAATGACCGACGAGCCGAGCGGCCGCAACCTCGACGGCGACGCGCCGGTCGCGGAGGCTGTCGTCGAGACGGACGAGGCGACGATCACCGAGGACGCCGAGCTCGAACGCACCATCGGGCTGACAGGCGGCCTCGCGATCGGGATCGGGACGATGATCGGGGCCGGGATCTTCGTGTTCCCCGGGCTGGCCGGCGGCGAGATCGGCGCGGCGGCGAGCGCCTCGTTCGCGGTCGGCGGGCTGATCGCGCTCCTCGTCGCGCTCCCAACCTCGGAGCTGGCGACCGCGATGCCCCGCAGCGGCGGCGGGTACTACTTCATCTCGCGCGGGCTCGGGACGCTCGCCGGCACGGTGATCGGGCTGTCGCTGTGGCTCGGGCTGGTGTTCGCGACGGCCTTCTACCTCGTCGGCCTCGGCTACTACGCCCTCGACGCGCTCGCGCAGGTCGGGGTCACGATCGGCGTCGGCACCGACGCGCTCGTCTCCGGCATCGCCGTCGTCGCCGGGGTCGCGTTCACGGTCCTCAACGTCACCGGCACCGAGAACGCCGCGAAGCTCCAGAACGCCATCGTCGCGCTGCTGCTCTCGATGCTCGTCGCCTTCCTCGGGTACGGGCTCCTGGAGGCGTTCGGGTTCGTCGCCGTCGACACGCCGCCGGGAGAGGCCGTCGACGTCTGGGAGGCGGTCCCGATCCTCTCGGTCGCCGCGCTCGTGTTCACCTCGTACCTCGGCTTCGCACAGGTCGCCACGGTGGCCGGGGAGATGAAAAACCCCGGGCGGAACCTCCCGCTGGCGATGGTCGGCTCGGTGCTGATCGTGACGGTCCTGTACGTGCTGACCATCTTCATCGCGACGAACGTCTTCACGCGGGACGCGCTGCTTGCCGCCGGCGAGACCGCCATGGTCGAGGTCGGGCGGGCGCTGCTCGGGCCGGCCGGGGCGCTCGTGATCATCGTCGGCGGGCTGCTCGCGACGATGTCGTCGGCGAACGCGTCGATCCTCAGCACCTCGCGGGCGATATACGGCGTCTCGAAGGACGCGCTCCTCCCGCGGTGGGCGAGCCGGATCAACCTGCGGTACGGCACGCCCCACGTCGCCCTCGGGATGGCCGGCGGGCCGGTGATCGTCCTCGCCGCGACCGGACAGGTACAGCTGCTCGCGGAGGTCGCCTCCTTCCTCCACCTGATCATGTACGGGCTGATGTGCGTCGCGCTCGTCGCCATCCGGCGGGACCGGCCGGAGTGGTACGACCCCGACTTCGTCGTGCCCGGCGGTCCGGTCGTCCCCGTCCTCGGCGCGCTCGCCAGCTTCGGGCTGATCGCGTTCATGGACCGCCTCTCGATCGCCGTGGGGGTCGTCGTCATCGCCGTCACCGCCGGATGGTATTTCTACTACGCCCGCGACGTGTCGCTCAAGGGGGCCCTGTGATGACACGCGTACTCGTACCCGTCGCGGTACTGGAGCGGGAGAGCGTCTCGCCCGGACTGATATCGCTACTCGGAACTGTCGACGTGACGCTGCTCGGCTACCACGTCCTCCCCGAGCAGACGCCGCCGGATCAGGCCCGGCTCCAGTTCGAGGAGCGCGCGACCGCCGCGCTGGAGGACCTGAGCCAGGAGTTCCGGGCCGCCGGCGGCGACGCCGATCACCGGCTCGTGTTCACGCACGACCGCGAGCAGACGATCCAGCGAGTAGCGGGCGAGGTGGGGGCAGACGCGTTCGCCGTCTCCGGGCCGACCGGCGACGTCGATCGGCTCCTCGTGTCGCTCTCCGGCGACGTCGACGTCGACCGCGTCCTCTCGTTCGTCGAGCGGCTCGTCGGCGACCGCGACATCGGCGTCACGCTGTTCCTCGCGGCGGGTGCGGGGACGCCGGACGACG
This genomic stretch from Halorubrum hochsteinianum harbors:
- the purS gene encoding phosphoribosylformylglycinamidine synthase subunit PurS — protein: MTDYTATVTVRLKRGVLDPEAETTQQALERLGFELDDLRSADRFEVDLAAADADEAAERAGEMAERLLANPTIHDYDVAVAER
- a CDS encoding formyltetrahydrofolate deformylase; this encodes MTRELTEITVVGGDKTGLIARVTSLLFERGINIEDLDQAVREGVFRMTTRVDTAEMETSRGELRRALAELGRELDVDIQVRFPSDRDARRIALLVTKETHAPEALLEAEANGDLADDGEEAEIPVVIGNRGDLRSLAERYDKPFYDVGDGSGNTDEERLLDLLAEYDVDLIALARYMRILSPEVVFRYEGRIINVHPSLLPAFPGAEAYRQAKDAGVRIAGVTAHYVTTDLDQGPVIAQRAFDVPPNADVDEIKRRGQPLEADVLLDAVRLHLADAIAVHRGTVHVREEVDVDAQLGLSEAAVEANPDEPVDGEPLTRSRPSPSDD
- a CDS encoding class I SAM-dependent methyltransferase, coding for MTDHAAYLDAKRALDDRSLNRAVLDRFAAELPPEPEILEVGAGTATMVERLAEWGVIEGGRWVAVDAHEEALAAGEARVGDTVGGVDIEYRVADAFEFARDAAAAGKRFDAVVGCAFFDVVDAAPAVDALAEVAPVGYAPITYDGETRFAPPDPDDGAVLDRYHRHMREFRPGGPEGAASLARAATVIAEGPSPWEIEPPYEAGERTVLAHLLDTVEGAVGEAGLDASEWADRRRETLRAERLRYEAANRDLLVRLE
- a CDS encoding glycosyltransferase family 4 protein, which gives rise to MRVALVLAGDVESESGGFYYDRRLRDRLRERGHAVEVVSLPRGSYRERLAPNLRADRLADRLSEFDVVVEDGLAHPSVLLANRSLDAPTVALVHMIAWRAHAARAPRAPAESGPVGRVRSELGRRGVAAIERRFLRGVDAAVYNAEATRRDAADLGGPARSVVAPPAGDRFEPAISEEAVRDRAQSGPLEVTFLGNLVPRKGLDALVDGVARLERDEVDWRLTVVGDRTIDPGYVERVERAVAAAGIGDRVRFVGRLDDGAVAARLRESHALAVPSRYEPFGMVYAEAMGFGCVPVATTAGGAGEFVRDGESGVLVSPDDPRAVARALRDLDDRDRLAEMGVAARRDYEARPGWTEALDPVIDFLAAEAGSEATADGKPAANRETAANRETTANRETGGDAA
- a CDS encoding 6-pyruvoyl trahydropterin synthase family protein — translated: MYELTVSETFVAQHFLTVPNPPADEAELHSHAFTAEATFRGPELGEYGYLLDIDLATEALGEAADRYRDETLNDRLDGNPSAERLARKLFDALAGVDAPAATELTVTVREDEAASVSYTGALE
- a CDS encoding zinc-dependent alcohol dehydrogenase, whose product is MSGGDAGRAVEFVGPERVDVVGIDEPDPAPDEAVVEASVSAVSAGSELLAYRGELDPETVADEELPSLDGDLSYPLRYGYAVVGRVTAVGDAVDPAWRDRTVFAFNPHESRFAVPPDGLRRVPDGIGPETATLFANAETAVTLTLDAAPRIGERVAVFGEGVVGLLTTALLARSGAETVVAVEPREDRRSLAAEFGADAVVDPTRHDGRSGVVDAVRERAGDGVDLAVEVSGRPETLETAVETTRFDGRVVVGSWYGIKRADLGFGDHFHRGRVSVRSSQVTTIAPELRGRWDRERRRETAWRELRRLDDDLDVTDRLVTDRVPVSDAPSAYRRLADGRDATRQILFTYPCTN
- a CDS encoding DUF7475 family protein — protein: MAHSNADVEGASLTPLHWVGIVAAAVTATAHVVLGVRAGGTFLVLFLFAALGFGAGVAAVVFDYRRRLAYALGIPFTAGQIVLWYVLNDVPPIPTSHAVDKVAQVVLIAVLAVLLSRES